In the Methanofastidiosum sp. genome, TCATCAACAAACTGTTTAATTTTATAATTTAGAAAAAAGAACTGTAATCCCAATGAGTTATTCTCTCTTTCTTATTACTATTGATTATCAATAGTGTATTATATATTGCTAACCAATAACTTTATATATTAGTATCAACATAGTTAACATTGTCAATCAACATTGACAAAAACCTATCCGTTAGTAGGGATCTTGGAGCAGATTCCTGCATATAAAACTCCAATTACGATGATGGGGGAGAAATCCCCCTGAGTATTTAGCTATTTTTGGATATATACTACGTCAAAAGACTATAAATTAGGATTACCTACACGACAATACTATCTGTAAACACCGAAAAGTTTATATATAATCGCCTTAATATATATTTGTTTGAGTATATTCTTTTTGGCTAATATTTGCTAAAGAGTATATATTCAAGCATGTTGATTAAGTCACTTGACTTTTTCAAACAAAAAAAATGGAGGAAAAAACATGTCTGGAATTGGATATTTTGGTCCAAAAAGGCCGCCAGGATACGAAGAACAGCCTTCAATTAACCCAAGTTTTTTGAAGCTTAGGCTACCATTCTACCACTATCCAATAGAATACCAGGATTTCATCCAAGGAGTAATTTTGACATGTGTGCCTTTAGGTATCACGGTCGCCATGGAAGGAACTATGGGTATCCCTATTGAACTTGGTGTAGTAATGGTCATGGTAAACAACTTTTTCTATCTATGGCACACAACCTTTGGTGACCCATCAGTTGCCGGTTGGATTACCCCTGGTATTCCTATCTATACCGCATACTTTGCCACATACTCCAACACCATTGTTGGTCCAACTGGAGTATATATAGAAAGAATGCAAGCATTAATAGCGATGCAGCTTATATTAGCAATAATATTCTTGGTGCTTGGTGTAACAGGAGTAGGTAGAGAATTTGTAACACGTATTCCAAAGTCTATCACAGCAGGTATACTATTGGGTGCAGGTCTAGCATCACTTCAAACAATTTTCAGCCCAGCACAATCCTATGTAGCTAAGACACCGGTATCATTCCTAGTATCTGCAGTGGTGTCTCTGTTCTTACTGTTCTCTAAGAGAGCAGTTTCGTGGCGAAAGCAGAATAAGATATTCCAATGGCTTGCAGGATTTGGAATAGTGCCTGGATTCATTGTAGGATACATACTTGGTCTGATAACTGGAGAAATCCAAGTCGATATGGCAAAAGTAACACAGAGCATTATCATCCCAATCGATTTTGGCAGAATCTTAAACGAGGTTTCAGTCTTCGGAGTTGGATTCCCAAGTGCTACTCTGCTCGGTGCTGGTGTAGCTGTTGCTATAGTAGCATACATTATTGCTTTCGGAGATATACTTATCCTGAAATCTTTAATCAAGCAGGCTGACGAAGCAAGACCAGATGAGAAACTACTTGTTCACATAGGAAGAAACCACATCATTACCGGATGGAGAAATGTACTCATGGGTATGTTCTTCCCATACGTCCCAATGTGCGGTCCACAGTGGACTGCTGGCCAAGCGCTTGTAGTTCAGAGATATATGCACTCAACACCAGAACAGGAATACACCTACTGGGGTGGAGCAACAAGCCTATTCTGGGGTATGAGCATAGGCCTATTGATAAACCCAATAGTTCAGATAATGCTACCAGCAAGAACTATCGGATACGGTCTAACCTTGTTAATTCAGGGATACCTCTGTTCTTATCTTGCCATGGAAATGGTTGAGAATAATATCCAGAGAGCTATTGCAGGTATAATGGCTGCAATATTGGTCGTAGCTAACTACGTCACACTCTGGAAGAGTCCGTTCTTCTCTGCACCAGCAATGGGTTTAGTAGCCGGTATTATTCTCTACTTCGTACTTGAATACGAAGGTGGAATGGCAAAGACCAAGAAAAAATAAATTAATTTAATTTTCTTTTTTATTTTTATATTGTTTCTTTTTTAACTTAGACGTTTGTAGACTCATTTCAAATGGAAACTCTTATAAACATTTTTAAAATTAGTAGGTAAGGGATACTAATGGTTACAGTGAAGATTTCAAAAAGAAAAAGAGTAAGATCAAAGGATTACTTAAAGAGGGGCTTACCTTTTTTAGTAGTTGGACTTGTTATAATAGTTGGGGGATTATTAATAATAGACCGCATTTATGAAGAAAGCGGATACATAAAATGGATTTGGTTTGTTGTATCTTTCTTAGTATTTCAATATGTCAATTTTAAATATATAGTTAGAAAGTGATAATATGGAATTTACTGATATTTTTAGATATGTGCTTGTGTTAATAATTGTAATATATGGTATTAATGCATATATAAATGGTCAATTGACACTTAGGTACTTAGTAATTGCATTTGTTCTTTGTGCAGTAGTATATTTCATAGTAGCAAGGCCTGATAAATACTAAATAGGTGATTTTAAGTGTTGAATAAATTTTTTAATAAAAAGATTATTGCATTTCCCGGAATAGTAAAATTAGAAGAAGGCCCTGTTCTTGATGTATTTAATAGTTTAAAAAATGAAAAAGAAAAGTTTGAAACATATATCCCTGTTAAATTAGGTTCTCATCTTTACTACAGCGGTTTATATTTCACTTCCAGATTCAAAAATCCAGAAATGTCTAAACTTGTAATTGTTGATGAAAAAGGAAATATTCTGAAAGACAAAGAGAAAGCGTATAAAATTTGTCTAGCAGTGAACCTTTTTATGAAGTCAGTTACTATTGAAAATATTAAGTATATCATGAAAGACATTGAAGCGTTAGATGGTGTTAAAAAGCATAAGTCAAAGGCAGATTATTATGTGCCAACAGGCAAGTTATTTCTATCAAAGAAAGATGCAGAAATTTTAGAAAAATCTTTAGAGAATTTTTCTAAGCATGAAAACACGGCAAAACAGTTACTTACACATTATGTAGATGGACTGAATAGATCTAGAAATCTTGATTTTATAGATTATAAGGAATTTATGGATTTGATAGATTCTTATATTAATGCAGGATTTGAAAGGGTTAAGGCAAAGGAGAATCTAATGAAATTTTCTGAACTCATTAAATTAGCAAAAAAAACATTGAAGGATAAAGAAGACGAATTTTTAGATACTGAGGCAGGATCTTTCCACATGCTTGATAGATTTGAAGCGTATGCCAGAAAGGATCCTGTATTATTAGAACACATGTACAAAAATGTCAGAGAATATTTCACTAAAAGAATGGCCGAAGACGAAGCTAAAGATTTAATGACTTTGTTTAATAATATTTAATTATTCTTTTTCGTTAATATGCCTATTTTTTAGAATTTAGATTTAATATGTTAGGTTATTCTAATTATTATAGGCATATAAAATTTTTATTTTAAATATTTTATAATTATATTTTTTTTTAGTTATTTTTAATATTATTTTTATTTTTTCTTTTAATTTTTTTATCCTCAATAAAATTTAAAAGCTGACTTTTTGTATATTTGTTCAGGGCTCGTAGCTCAGCCGGTATGAGCGCGGCATTCGCAATGCCGAGGCCGCGGGTTCAAATCCCGCCGAGTCCATAAATAGATAACTTTTTTAAACTTTTGAAATTATTAAAAACTGGGCCCATGGTCTAGTTGGTCATGACGTCACCCTCACACGGTGGAGGTCCTGGGTTCGAATCCCAGTGGGCCCATTAAATATTATAGTTTCAGTCATTATTTGTGGGTGAAAACTTGAAATACACTAGAGAAGATTTCTTCAAGGCATTTGGCGATAAAATATGGATCTCACCATTTGAAAAGATTGTTGTTCTTGCAGACCAAGAAAATAAAATAATCGAGATATATGAAAAACATCCGCGAGGCATGGCCACAGCGTCATGGGTAACTTATCATTATCCAAAAGCTTCTTCCTTGATTACTCAGGCGAATGGAGAAGGAAGTTACAGTTTTTTTAGGGCTAAAGAAGGGAAGTGTGATTTGGATTTGAAAGCAGGAATTTCTGCAGCAGGTATTGAAGAAATCAAAATAACTCAAAATAAAATTTTAATTACTTATGCAGGCCTTGGTGGTGGTGGAGTTGGCGCCGTTCTTAATAGAGGACTTGCAGAGGGTGTAGAAGAAGTTGAGATAATAGATTATGGTGGTGGAGGAGGGCTAAGCAGAGCTAGACTCACATTCAACTTAAAGCATAAGATAGTGATAGGTGTTGATGATACAGATACGAAAGAGGAAGGGGCAACTTGGTCTTTAGCAAACGAATTAGCCTATAAAATTGAAAAAGAAGGATTAGCCGATTATCTTAGACATACCTTAGTTCAGCTTTATCCAAAAAATCCGCATAAGACCCAAAATTGTGTTAGCACTGCACTGACTTTTGGAGTAGATCCACAAAATATTCCACTATTCAAAGAGAGAATTTTTGAATTATTTAATAAGCATACACTTTCAAAAGAAACTGGATTAGTTCTTTTGCCTGGTATAGGAATTGATAAAAAACTTCGAGATTATTCTCATAATGTTAAATTTTCCATGGTATCAATCCAAGAGGCAATTGATTTCTCCAAAAAATTAAAGAATCTAGAAGTTTTAATGGATAATTGGGGATTGATAGGAGCGATCGCTGCTTTAGGATACTCTGAAGATCCCAATGAGGCTGTGAGGTTATGAAATCATTTGTTAGCCCTTATAATTTCGTCGAAGAGATCGAAATAAAAGAAAACCCAAAAAATATTATTGTATATGACACCACTTTAAGGGATGGAGAGCAGACCCCAGGAATTTGCTTTACACCCGATGAGAAAATAGAAATTGCTATTAAACTAGATGAGTTGGGTATTCCACAAATTGAAGCTGGATTTCCAGTTGTGTCCGATGGCGAAAGGAGGGCGATAAGGAATATAACGAAGCAATCTTTAAATTCAGAAATACTTGCTCTGACAAGAACTTTAAAAAGTGATATAGACATTGCTTTATCCTGTGATGTTGATGGAATCATTACTTTTATCGGGACTTCAGATCTTCATTTAAAATATAAACTAAAAATGACCCAAGAGCAAGCGCTTTCAAGAGCAGTTGAGGCAGTTGAATATGGTAAAAGTCATGGAATTTTTGTTGCATTCACTGCAGAAGATTCTACAAGAACCGATTTGGATTTTCTGATTGAACTATACAAAGCAACAACTGAGGCGGGTGCCGACAGAGTTCACATAGCAGATACCACCGGTTCAATAAGGCCCATGGGAATGAGATATCTTGTTAGTAAAATAAAAGACAATATAAACAATACTATAGGAATACACTGTCATGATGACTTTGGACTTGCAGTTGCTAATTCTCTTGCAGCGTTTGAAGCTGGCGCTAGGGCCATATCCACAACTGTAAATGGAATAGGTGAACGGGCCGGCAATGCTTCACTAGAAGAGGTAATAATGAATCTTAGGTTCTTATATGGAATAGAGATGCCTTTCAGATATGAAGTTATATACGAACTTTCAAGACTAGTTGAAAAATATACTACAATGCCGGTACCAAAAAATAAAGCCATCGTTGGGGATAATGTATTTTCTCATGAATCTGGGATACATGTTTCAGCAGTTAGAGCTGAGCCATTGACATATGAACCGTATATGCCTGAGTTTGTTGGGCAAAAACGAAGAATTATACTTGGAAAACATTGTGGGATGAGTTGCATTGATGCAAAACTTGAGGAATTACGTTTATCTGTGCCTCAAGATGAAAAAGAAACCCTAATTCTCAAAATTAAAGAAATGGCAGAAAGAGGCGCAAAAGTTGGCGATAAAGAATTTAAGAATATGGTCCAAGAAATTCTTTCAAAAGGTTAGAGGATGAAAAATTCATATTCCGGAGCAGAAATAATATCCAAAGCAATCAAGGATTCAGGAGTTGATACACTTTTCTGGTATCCGGGAAGGGAAATATTGCCATTATATCACGAATTGAAAGATAATGGCATTTCTATTATTAGATCTTCACATGAGCAGTGTGCAGTTCATAGTGCTGATGGATTTTATAGGGCAAGTGGAAGAATATCGTCTACACTGACCTCAACTGGTCCGGGGTCAGTCAATGCAATGATGAGTCTCGCATGCGCCTATAAAGATGGCTCATCGTTAGTATTGATCACCGGGCAAGTTCCTACCGATAAGCTAGGAACTGATGCTTTCGAGGAAGTCGATTTGCTTTCAATGACCTCTGCCATAACAAAGAAAAATATTATGATTAAAGATGATCTATATCGAGAAATAAGAGATTCATTTAATCAGGCAATATCTGGCCGACCAAGACCCGTTCATGTCGAAGTTTCAACAGACTTATTTGAACAACAATACATTTCTGACCTTGAATACACTGAAACTAAAACAAAAACTAAACTTGACATCGACAAAATTAAACTTGCCATTAAGTTGATTAACGAGTCTGAAAGACCTTTGATTCTTTCTGGTTATGGTGCTATTAATTCTAATTCAGCAAATACTATTTACTCCCTCTCTACTAAAATTGGGGCGCCAATAGTTACAACACTCCCTGGGAGGGGGATAATAGATGAAGACGATAATCGCGCATTTGGCACTCTTGGAGTGAGAGGTACAAATAATTCTAAAGTGGCTTTTGAAAAGTCAGACCTATTGATATCTTTTGGGGTCAAATTTTCCGATAGAACTTCATATAATCTATTAGATACTTCAAAAAAAATAATAGATGTAAATCTAGAAAAAAATCAAAAAAATATAGTGTTTGACCTAGCTCTTATTGGAGATTTAAATGAAATAATTAACAATATAACGATTGGTGTTTCTAGAAAATCTGATCTTTGGATTAATAAAAATCCCATGAGAAAATTGGATGGAATTTCATCTTCCTCTACACCTTTGAAACCGCAAGCTGCTATTTTTGAAATATTTGAAAAACTAAACAAGAACGATATTATTGTTACAGACACGGGCTCAATAACAGTATGGGCCCATTTGCTGAAAAAAGTTCACATCCCTCGGACATTTATCTGTTCACACTCATTTGGTGCAATGGGGTTTGGATTGCCCGCATCCATAGGGGCTAAATTATCAAATCCTGGAAAGAGGGTAGTATTAATAACTGGCGACGGCGGACTTTTGATGGTATTGGGGGAGCTATTAATCCTCTCAGAAAATGATATCGATGTGAAAGTATTCCTCATAGATAACGGTGTATTGGGAACAATTAAACAATATGAAGATACAAAATTTGATGGGAAATACTCTTTTTCTCTAGGTAAGAATGATTTTGTAGCTATATCAAAAGGTCTTGGAGTCCCGGCTCTTAGAGTTGAAGACAAAGGAGAAATGAAAAAAGGAATCAGAGAAACTTTGAACTCAGAAGGCCCGATGCTTTTGGACATCGTAACGAATCCAAATGAAAAAGTTCCTTCAGGTGGAATTTAGAATATTTTCTCCCAATTTTTTTCCTAAAGCCATTAGCGAAAGGATCGGTGGCGCGCCTGGTGATTCTGGAAGTATACTTGCATCACATACATAAAATCCCATTTTTGTCTTGAATTGATTGTCCACAGTGATTCCTATTGGTGCAGTTCCTCCGGGATGAGCTCCAATAGCTTCAGTTGAAACTATCGTATCTACTCCTGATTTCTTTAATATCCTCGAGGCAATAGCAACACCATTTGATATTTTTTGGACATCTTTGCCGGTACAGTATTTTTCGATAAAGTTCTTATTAACATACCCAAAAGAGTCATCTTTTATTTTGATCATTATTCCGATGATATTATCTCTTTTAGAATCTATTTTCTTTTCACCAAGCATTTTTATAATTCTCTCAGAATAATAAGGAGAGATTAGAAAGTCGTTAAATGGAATGTAAGCTGCCATTTGTAACTCGTCTTTGAATGTTTTGTCACATCTTCCACCAATAGTAACAAATATATCCGCAAATAGACTCTTTGGAGTTATTATGCCTGAATTATTCAGAACTTTGGGGGTATCAAGAGCGCCTGCACTTAATATAACATTTTTTGCAGAAATATCCTCGAGATTACCTTTTTCCATACCTTGAACTTCAAAGTAATTATTACTTTTATTTATTTTCAAAGCTTCAAAATTAGTCTTTAGTTCAGCCCCATTAGAAATCGCCATTTCAATATAATAAAGGGAAGTTTTTTTTGCCTGAAATTGACATCCCATGTTGCATTTTCCACATTTTTTACATTTCTTAAAGTCAATCATTTTGGGCATTATCTTTGGTTCATAACCCAATTCTTTAGATTTTTCAATGAATAGATTAGTCCTATCACCTAACATATCTTTGGGGATGGTTGATAATCCAAAATCCTTTTCAACTTCATCAAGTTCTTTTTCGATATCTATACCGAGTTTTTCCAGTTCCTTTTCTTGCGTTCTGACACCATTACCTATGGCTAATAATGTTGTTCCTCCAACACCATTACCACTTAAGATTTCTATTTTTCCATGTTCTTCAAAATCTTTGCAAGAAGAAGCTCTGAAATAACCTTTGTGAGCTTCGTTTAAGGGAAGATAATCCCCTTTTTCAAGTATTAAGACTTTATAATCGGAGGATATCTTTTCTGCAATAGCAGCACCACTAGCACCACTTCCAATTATGATATAATCGTATTTATACATGGTATCCCGTAAACTAAATTTTGACCAATTGTTCTATTCTTTTCATAAATATTTCTTTTTTAGATAAAAGTTCTTTTTCTTCTTCTTTTATCCTCTTTTCTATCTTATCAAGCCCAAGATTTCCAGTAGCGCCTGTATGCGTCTTTGATTTTATATTTTTAACCGGGTCTTTATTTTTTAATGATTCTAGATTTATCCCAACTTCTTTGTAAGCATCCCTAAATGGCGTTCCTTCCTTTACAAGTTCCAATACTCTATCCGTTGCATAGACTTCAGGAGAAAATGACTCAATTAATATTTCTTTGTTTACCTTTATTTTTGGAATGAAATATCCTAGGACGTATAGTGTCTGCTGGGTAATATCAAAACTTTCCATTAAAGGGCCTTTGGTCAATTGGAAGTCTCTATTGTATCCTGAATAAAGGGAGGTTATTATTTCTGTTACCCTAAAGTATAGAGAGTTTACAACGTTTGCTTTAGCTCTTGTAAGTTCAAGCAAAGCAGGATTTCTTTTTTGAGGCATAAGGCTTGAGCCGCCACAAAATTCTTCCGGTAAGTTGAAATAATTAAATTCAGGTATTGAAAATAAGATTAAATCATTAGCAAACTTTGAAAGGTCCATCATTATCTGCGATAGAGCAAATATAATTATGGATTCTGTTTTTCCCCTGCTATTATTTGCATACAGGACGTTATTCTGCACCTTTTCAAATCCTAAAAGAGTTGCAACATATTCTCTATCAATATTAAGATTAACACCATAACTTGCAGCACTTCCTAGGGGGGATTGATCATTAATCTTGAAAGCACTCTTCAATAAATAAAGATCATCAAGGAGACTCTCTAAGATAGCGCTTGTCCAAAGCCCTACTGAGGAGGGCATAGCTCTTTGAGTATGTGTTCTCCCGGGCATAGGCACGAATTCATTTTGTTTTGAGAATTCTAAAAGTATTTTGCAAAGATTTAGAACACTTTCCATCATATCAAATAATCTCTCTTTTGAATATAATCTCATATCCAAGAGTATCTGATCGTTCCTACTCCTTGCAGTATGAATCTTCTTACCAACATCACCCAACTGTTCAGTTAAGAAATTTTCAATGGCAGTATGCACATCTTCATCTTCTTTATGTATACTAAATTTGCCCTGCTCATGAAGATCTAGAATTTCAATCAAATTCTTTTTAATTTTTAGAAGCTCTTCTTCAGAAAGAATTCCTATTTTTTCAAGCATTGTTGAATGAGCGATATTTCCTATGGCATCAGCTTTCACTAGCTTCATATCCCAGAGATAATCGTCTCCAACTGTAAAATCTTCAACAGCTTTGTCAAGTTCATATTTTTTTTTCCAAAGTTTTGCCATTTAGTTACTCCCTTACAATCATAAAAAATAAAAATTTAAATATTTATCTGGGCCTTTTGGCCAAAACTTCGTACATAAGGCCCATAACTTTCGCCGCATCCTTTGAAATTCTTTGATCCATGCCTCCAACTTTTATTGACCTTAGTTCAGGCACAAATAATGATGAAGTTGATTCTCTCTTTATTATTTCTACATTTCCTTTAAATAATTTAACTTTGAAGTTTCCATTAATATGCTCCTGACTTTTGATTATGTAGCTGTCAAGAGAATCTTTTAAGGGATGGAACCATCCTCCGTGATATACAAGATATCCCCATTTCTGTTCTACAGTCTTTTTAAATAATATTTCTTCCTTTGTAAGGCACATCTGTTCTAGATCTTTATGGAGTTTTAGAATTATTGTGGCCGCAGGAGCTTCATAAATCTCCCTACTTTTGAGATTCATTATGCCTTCTTCAAAAATATCTATTTTTCCAATACCATGCGTTCCTCCAATTTCATTTAGCTCAGTAAGGAGCTCTAATAACCCAATTTTTTTTCCGTTTAAAGATACTGGGACGCCTTTCTCAAAGGAGATTTCCAAAAAAGTAGGATTATCTGGGGTGTTTTCAAGAGATCTAGTCCACATCCATAAATTGTCTGGAAGTTCTTGATCAAGGTCAATTGCTCCACTTGCAATAGACCTGCACCAGAGAGTTTTGTCATCTCCTCCAGTTATCTTTTCAGTTACATAGATTCCCCACAACTCACAAAGTTTTTCCTCTTCTTTTCTCGTAAGATTAAAATCTCTGACGGGTACCAATACATTCAATTCTGGCGCAAAAAATTTGAATACATTGTGCATCCTGTACTGATCATTTCCTTTGCCGCTTGAACCCTCCATTAATGCATCGCAACCCAATTCTTTACCTTTTTGGGCCACTATGTTTGCAATAAGTTGTCTCGTCATCGAAGTACTTACTGGATAACCCATATAATCTGAGTTTGCCATTATTGCCATAGGGATCCATTTTTTTACAAATTCTTCTTTCGCGTCTATGACAATTGGCGTTATCTCTAGAATATTTGCCTTTTCAAAAGCAATATCAATTTCTTCTTTTCCTTGCCCAACATCAATCATTATGGGTAAAATCTCTTTAGCATTATAAACTCGTTTCAGGAGCTCTATACAGAGACAAGAATCAACTCCTCCAGAATAGGCAACTGCAACTTTTTTAACAGAAGGTATATCAACCCCTTCAAATTTTGTTAGTATTTCGTCCATAATTAAAACCTTCCCTCGAATCATTGAGCCAGTTATAAAGATTATGACTTATTTGTATCAAAAATAGACTATTAAGTACAATTTCAATTGCTATGAGGATTCTATTTATTAGATAATATTTTACCACTATATTATTTTTCCAATACCAAAAACAATATAAAATGTAGTACTAAATGAACATAATAATCACTATTTATGGAAGAATAAGATGGTCTATCTAATAAAAAAGAATATTAATGGAGAAATATATTACTACCTTAATCATTCGGTTAGAATGGGTAGCAGAGTAAAGACAGTTTCACATTATCTGGGGAAAGGTCCATTTTCTCAGTCTGAAATTGAATTCTTAGTTAAACAAAAGTCTCAGATGATTCTCCTAGAAGCAGAATTCCTGAAGATTTTTTCAAAAAGATCAGGGCATATAGATCATATCCTCCCAACTTCTTTCATAAATATACTAGAGAGACTAAAAGAGATAAATAGAATAATGGCCCCATTTAACAAAAGCTATTTTGAAAAATTTGAAGATAATCTTAGACTTAGATATGTTCATGGATCAACAGCAATAGAAGGCAACACGTTATCATTGAGAGACGCGCAACTTATTCTTGAAGAAGATACTCCAGCAGGTAATACTCTAAGAGAGATGCATGAGATATTAAACTATAAAGGCCTTTTTAAATTCCTTAGAGACTACACTGGCGATATAAATTTGAAACTCATTCTAAAAATTCATGAAATGCTTATGAAAAATATAGATGATGAAAATGCAGGTACACTTAGAAACATTGATATATCTATATCTGGATCTGATTACGATCCTACGCCCTTTCCAGTTTTAGAAGATGAACTTAACAGTCTCATAAATTGGTATAATGAAAAAAGATTAACAATGTTTACAGTTGAATTGGCTTGTCACTTTCACCAAAAATTTGTTGAGATTCACCCATTTATTGATGGTAATGGCAGAGTTTCGAGAGAATTATTAAATTTTATTCTTTTACAAAATAAATACCCGAGAATTGTTATCCCATTTGAAAGGAGGGGGGTGTATCTTAGGTGCATAGATATTGGAAATTCAGGAGAACTAACCCCATTTATTATTTTTGTATCTGGGCTTCTGATCGAGGACTCGTTTAAACCCGTGGTCACATTCTTTAATCAATTAAAGGAAAAAATAAAGGAAGAAAAGTATTCAAGTGATATCTCAAATCAATTAGATAATACCATGAATGATTATACAGAAATCTTGAAAACAATTAGAGACATGGAAGGCAAAATAGAAAATTTGAAC is a window encoding:
- a CDS encoding homocitrate synthase family protein — its product is MKSFVSPYNFVEEIEIKENPKNIIVYDTTLRDGEQTPGICFTPDEKIEIAIKLDELGIPQIEAGFPVVSDGERRAIRNITKQSLNSEILALTRTLKSDIDIALSCDVDGIITFIGTSDLHLKYKLKMTQEQALSRAVEAVEYGKSHGIFVAFTAEDSTRTDLDFLIELYKATTEAGADRVHIADTTGSIRPMGMRYLVSKIKDNINNTIGIHCHDDFGLAVANSLAAFEAGARAISTTVNGIGERAGNASLEEVIMNLRFLYGIEMPFRYEVIYELSRLVEKYTTMPVPKNKAIVGDNVFSHESGIHVSAVRAEPLTYEPYMPEFVGQKRRIILGKHCGMSCIDAKLEELRLSVPQDEKETLILKIKEMAERGAKVGDKEFKNMVQEILSKG
- a CDS encoding GMC family oxidoreductase N-terminal domain-containing protein codes for the protein MYKYDYIIIGSGASGAAIAEKISSDYKVLILEKGDYLPLNEAHKGYFRASSCKDFEEHGKIEILSGNGVGGTTLLAIGNGVRTQEKELEKLGIDIEKELDEVEKDFGLSTIPKDMLGDRTNLFIEKSKELGYEPKIMPKMIDFKKCKKCGKCNMGCQFQAKKTSLYYIEMAISNGAELKTNFEALKINKSNNYFEVQGMEKGNLEDISAKNVILSAGALDTPKVLNNSGIITPKSLFADIFVTIGGRCDKTFKDELQMAAYIPFNDFLISPYYSERIIKMLGEKKIDSKRDNIIGIMIKIKDDSFGYVNKNFIEKYCTGKDVQKISNGVAIASRILKKSGVDTIVSTEAIGAHPGGTAPIGITVDNQFKTKMGFYVCDASILPESPGAPPILSLMALGKKLGENILNST
- the argH gene encoding argininosuccinate lyase; translation: MAKLWKKKYELDKAVEDFTVGDDYLWDMKLVKADAIGNIAHSTMLEKIGILSEEELLKIKKNLIEILDLHEQGKFSIHKEDEDVHTAIENFLTEQLGDVGKKIHTARSRNDQILLDMRLYSKERLFDMMESVLNLCKILLEFSKQNEFVPMPGRTHTQRAMPSSVGLWTSAILESLLDDLYLLKSAFKINDQSPLGSAASYGVNLNIDREYVATLLGFEKVQNNVLYANNSRGKTESIIIFALSQIMMDLSKFANDLILFSIPEFNYFNLPEEFCGGSSLMPQKRNPALLELTRAKANVVNSLYFRVTEIITSLYSGYNRDFQLTKGPLMESFDITQQTLYVLGYFIPKIKVNKEILIESFSPEVYATDRVLELVKEGTPFRDAYKEVGINLESLKNKDPVKNIKSKTHTGATGNLGLDKIEKRIKEEEKELLSKKEIFMKRIEQLVKI
- a CDS encoding Fic family protein yields the protein MVYLIKKNINGEIYYYLNHSVRMGSRVKTVSHYLGKGPFSQSEIEFLVKQKSQMILLEAEFLKIFSKRSGHIDHILPTSFINILERLKEINRIMAPFNKSYFEKFEDNLRLRYVHGSTAIEGNTLSLRDAQLILEEDTPAGNTLREMHEILNYKGLFKFLRDYTGDINLKLILKIHEMLMKNIDDENAGTLRNIDISISGSDYDPTPFPVLEDELNSLINWYNEKRLTMFTVELACHFHQKFVEIHPFIDGNGRVSRELLNFILLQNKYPRIVIPFERRGVYLRCIDIGNSGELTPFIIFVSGLLIEDSFKPVVTFFNQLKEKIKEEKYSSDISNQLDNTMNDYTEILKTIRDMEGKIENLNLTELRKGKWK
- the argG gene encoding argininosuccinate synthase translates to MDEILTKFEGVDIPSVKKVAVAYSGGVDSCLCIELLKRVYNAKEILPIMIDVGQGKEEIDIAFEKANILEITPIVIDAKEEFVKKWIPMAIMANSDYMGYPVSTSMTRQLIANIVAQKGKELGCDALMEGSSGKGNDQYRMHNVFKFFAPELNVLVPVRDFNLTRKEEEKLCELWGIYVTEKITGGDDKTLWCRSIASGAIDLDQELPDNLWMWTRSLENTPDNPTFLEISFEKGVPVSLNGKKIGLLELLTELNEIGGTHGIGKIDIFEEGIMNLKSREIYEAPAATIILKLHKDLEQMCLTKEEILFKKTVEQKWGYLVYHGGWFHPLKDSLDSYIIKSQEHINGNFKVKLFKGNVEIIKRESTSSLFVPELRSIKVGGMDQRISKDAAKVMGLMYEVLAKRPR
- a CDS encoding thiamine pyrophosphate-binding protein; translation: MKNSYSGAEIISKAIKDSGVDTLFWYPGREILPLYHELKDNGISIIRSSHEQCAVHSADGFYRASGRISSTLTSTGPGSVNAMMSLACAYKDGSSLVLITGQVPTDKLGTDAFEEVDLLSMTSAITKKNIMIKDDLYREIRDSFNQAISGRPRPVHVEVSTDLFEQQYISDLEYTETKTKTKLDIDKIKLAIKLINESERPLILSGYGAINSNSANTIYSLSTKIGAPIVTTLPGRGIIDEDDNRAFGTLGVRGTNNSKVAFEKSDLLISFGVKFSDRTSYNLLDTSKKIIDVNLEKNQKNIVFDLALIGDLNEIINNITIGVSRKSDLWINKNPMRKLDGISSSSTPLKPQAAIFEIFEKLNKNDIIVTDTGSITVWAHLLKKVHIPRTFICSHSFGAMGFGLPASIGAKLSNPGKRVVLITGDGGLLMVLGELLILSENDIDVKVFLIDNGVLGTIKQYEDTKFDGKYSFSLGKNDFVAISKGLGVPALRVEDKGEMKKGIRETLNSEGPMLLDIVTNPNEKVPSGGI
- a CDS encoding putative sulfate/molybdate transporter, translated to MNPSFLKLRLPFYHYPIEYQDFIQGVILTCVPLGITVAMEGTMGIPIELGVVMVMVNNFFYLWHTTFGDPSVAGWITPGIPIYTAYFATYSNTIVGPTGVYIERMQALIAMQLILAIIFLVLGVTGVGREFVTRIPKSITAGILLGAGLASLQTIFSPAQSYVAKTPVSFLVSAVVSLFLLFSKRAVSWRKQNKIFQWLAGFGIVPGFIVGYILGLITGEIQVDMAKVTQSIIIPIDFGRILNEVSVFGVGFPSATLLGAGVAVAIVAYIIAFGDILILKSLIKQADEARPDEKLLVHIGRNHIITGWRNVLMGMFFPYVPMCGPQWTAGQALVVQRYMHSTPEQEYTYWGGATSLFWGMSIGLLINPIVQIMLPARTIGYGLTLLIQGYLCSYLAMEMVENNIQRAIAGIMAAILVVANYVTLWKSPFFSAPAMGLVAGIILYFVLEYEGGMAKTKKK